The genomic interval TCATCATACGTGATCTTTGATCTAACATCAGATGTAACGGGACAATTATACCAAAATGTGCATGCTGCTTCAGACGGTTACATATATAGTCAGTTAATGTACCACTTCACAGGGTGCGTtttgcctgcgccaagaatagaccaggtcggagctggcgagctttcagcgcaccttcGGCGCACCATTTTGTTGAGAAATTTTCACAGCACTAAGATGAAAATTTGGACACCTACCGCCCATCTCCTACAAGATTACCAAAgtggctgcgcacagtggtgcgctggatgaAATTAACACTGCACAGGGTGCGCCACGTTCTGCCACAAAAATAGAGCCCATCGACACAACAGGTGCCACCAAACAACTTCTCCCTAAatgaatcagagcttttcttcctgccacTAACACACAGATAACAATGACCCACAAGGGTACATGGTGGCCAgcacgcagggctcacagctaggagaccagagttcaattccaccctcggctatctctgtgtggagtttgcatgttctccccgtgcatgcgtgggttttctccgggtactccggtttcctcccacattccaaaaacatgctaggttaattggtgactccaaattgtccataggtatgaatgtgagtgtgaatggttgttgaatgaatgaactatgatACACACTACCCTCATAGGGTATTTTTATcactacattaaaaacattgttaaattctgtattttttgtcttaaatgctTTCCAAAAAAGGAGACATTGTATTTGCAAAATGTTAtcattgtataataataaaaatacatgacacttacatactgtatgtgttcctCAGGTTGAGTTGTACAGGAAGGCCCGCATCGCTTTGCTCTACTTCAGAAGCTCACAAGACTTGACTGATCTCCTCCAGGAAGCAAAACAGGGAAAAGAAAGCACACATAAAATGACACTGAATGGGAAGGAGCTGGTCATCAGCCCCGTGTACTTATTCTGGGACCTGAGCGCCATCATCAAGGTTCTGCAATACTCCAAACTACAACCGCAATCATAAACATCTTTAGATGAATATTGTACCAGTCGGACAGTGTCTttgtggaacagattattttctCTAATAGAGTATCGCctgttaatattataatatataatattttcccTGTTTTGTTCTCAGTGCAGATGCAGCCCGTGCCTACAAAAAAAGAGACCAGAGATTTTCTCACAGCCAATCGCTTCGAGGACAATGATGCACTCCGACATTCTCTGCGCTCTGTGGAGAAATTCGCTCCCTGGGTGCGACACATCTTTGTCGTCACTAACGGACAGATTCCTTTCTGGCTCGACCTGAGCAATCCTAGACTTTCAATTGTCACACATAAGGtaaaatctgagattttgaaGAAATAATCTAACCTCTCACAGGAACCggaactgaaaaaaataatattctgaATTGCAGGAAATCTTTCTGAACCACAGCCACCTCCCCACCTTCAGCTCAGGTGCTATAGAGAGCCACCTCCACCGCATTCCGGGAATCTCGCAGAAGTTTATTTACCTCAACGATGACATTATGCTTGGCAAAGACGTCTGGTTGGATGACTTCTACAACCCATCAAACGGACAGAAAGTAATCAAAAATAGACCTCAAACATCACACAACGTTGTGAAAAAGGTGTTTTGTCATAGTACACAGGTTGGGAACATACCTGGTCAGTTTCCTCCACGGTACTTTAGTTTGAATTGTACGGCAACCTGATGGACAGATATTCATTCACAAATTAGATTGTATGTGACAGATCACAACTACCTTACTACTACTTCTTCTACTTCTACAGGTTTATGTCACCTCGCCTATTCACCCTTGTGCCCAGCACTGCCCAGAAACCTTAATCGAGAACGGGCGCTGTAACCCCCAGTGTAACAACGCTGCCTGTGATTGGGATGGAGGAGACTGCAAGGGTAAGgagattaaaaacaacattgtcaTTAAGTATCAATTAGCTTTcaaatattgcttttatttGATTGCTGTAGCAAGAAAGCAGAGGTCCTTTCAAGACCAATTTGAGGTAAACACGACGTACATTTCCACTGTACTTTGCGTTATGTAATCACTTTGTATTATCAGGAAGATGAACATCTTCAGCAAGCTGGTCACAAGCTGCAGAGCACTTTCAGCGAATCGCTACGCTTCGTCAACAGGCTGTACAACCGCAAGTTCGGTATCATGACCCGAAAATCTCCTGCACACACACCGCATTTGTTTGACGTATTTATCATGCAAGAGCTGCAAGACACGTGAGTGATAACATGTTGTTAAGTAAGCTCTGACCAAGGTTCAACGCTGAGGCTGCCTTGCTCTTCATATTTCAGATTCCCAAAAGAATTTGAGAAGACCTCGAGCCATTATGTGCGTCAATCGGACGACATGCAGATTTCCTTTTCCTACTATTACTTCCTGATGAGCGCCAAGCACAAAGTCAACATCTCAGAGGTGTTTGACACGGCTGACAAAGATCACTCTGGTATTTTATCCGAGAGTGAGATTCAAGATCTCGGCAGGAGAATCCAAAAGGAAACGATCAAACCCACGGTGGGTGTGGCTTCCAAATTTGAGTCAAGAAAAATTGACTTTGATTCTAAGATCAATTTCTTTCTATGGTTGCTTCCAGGACTTTGAAGTTCTGAAGAAGCAGTTGATCACCTGCTGTAGAACACTTTCATCGGAAGTCAACGGCACGATGAACCATGTACTCCTCAATGTCGAAACAAAATCAAcaaggactgtttttttttttacaatttgtatGATATTTCTATGATATCCTCATCTGTAGCCTCCGATCACAAAAGACCTGGTACTGAACTGCAAGCCTGTCGCTGATCGCATCCACAAAGCCTCCACAGACCCAAAGTACAAGTGAGACCTCCACTAATAACGAGTTCTAGTGAACCTCCATGCTGCTGCTAAAGAGTCAATTGTCCTGCAGATATCAAGTCATGGGGCAGCAGGACATACATTACAAGTTTCTTACCAACAACGCAACCAACGCCAGTCATCAGTTCAAAGATGTTTTAACCCATCCCAAGTAAGAAGAACccaaaaaagcaatccaatTCAACAGTGTTTGGATATCTTCTGTGCTTGCTCCCACAGAAAGTTCATCTGCATCAATGATGGAATAGATCACACTGAAAGCACATCCAAGGAAGTGAAAGCAAAGCTGGGGAAATTCTACCACGACATGTTCCCACACCCTTCTACCTTTGAGCTGCCCAAAAATAAATCCAACGGGATTTTGTACAGAGACGAGCTCTGGGAATGGTAAGAACCATGATGAAGGCATCACTTCTGTCTGACCTAAAGAAAACACTGCACATCTTACAGGCAAGCCTACCAAGAGAAGTTGAGGTTCTACAGATATTGTGTTATTGGGACCCTGATTGTCTTAATTCTCAAGTTCCTCTTCGGAAAGGTAAGAAATCCAAACGTTTACTTACATATTTAAGGATAATTCCTC from Doryrhamphus excisus isolate RoL2022-K1 chromosome 23, RoL_Dexc_1.0, whole genome shotgun sequence carries:
- the LOC131110643 gene encoding N-acetylglucosamine-1-phosphotransferase subunits alpha/beta-like isoform X2, with amino-acid sequence MADVSLVLGQLLRQTYTCRPCRHRVLIYCGALVLFMVSIHQVGERVAKQSLDRSRHMVLDLLKKTEDCKSFHSRNCSPIPIDLVYTWVNGTDETLLRNLLVAKKQLAEKERAVRKTPQCRLSNCISAPMLVLEPAVPASFNAGELSSISPYFSSAKALLKLMKPLKTSDTVSVVIFHSQTEAEKALANTLKENKTFSVTKCYLTTDKDAPHVIRMRTVAFLSGFTGSFKMSEALRAKLPAAITKKITAVELYRKARIALLYFRSSQDLTDLLQEAKQGKESTHKMTLNGKELVISPVYLFWDLSAIIKMQPVPTKKETRDFLTANRFEDNDALRHSLRSVEKFAPWVRHIFVVTNGQIPFWLDLSNPRLSIVTHKEIFLNHSHLPTFSSGAIESHLHRIPGISQKFIYLNDDIMLGKDVWLDDFYNPSNGQKVYVTSPIHPCAQHCPETLIENGRCNPQCNNAACDWDGGDCKARKQRSFQDQFEEDEHLQQAGHKLQSTFSESLRFVNRLYNRKFGIMTRKSPAHTPHLFDVFIMQELQDTFPKEFEKTSSHYVRQSDDMQISFSYYYFLMSAKHKVNISEVFDTADKDHSGILSESEIQDLGRRIQKETIKPTDFEVLKKQLITCCRTLSSEVNGTMNHPPITKDLVLNCKPVADRIHKASTDPKYQVMGQQDIHYKFLTNNATNASHQFKDVLTHPKKFICINDGIDHTESTSKEVKAKLGKFYHDMFPHPSTFELPKNKSNGILYRDELWEWQAYQEKLRFYRYCVIGTLIVLILKFLFGKITHLEQRLLHRHKEVKVENRTC
- the LOC131110643 gene encoding N-acetylglucosamine-1-phosphotransferase subunits alpha/beta-like isoform X1; translated protein: MADVSLVLGQLLRQTYTCRPCRHRVLIYCGALVLFMVSIHQVGERVAKQSLDRSRHMVLDLLKKTEDCKSFHSRNCSPIPIDLVYTWVNGTDETLLRNLLVAKKQLAEKERAVRKTPQCRLSNCISAPMLVLEPAVPASFNAGELSSISPYFSSAKALLKLMKPLKTSDTVSVVIFHSQTEAEKALANTLKENKTFSVTKCYLTTDKDAPHVIRMRTVAFLSGFTGSFKMSEALRAKLPAAITKKITAVELYRKARIALLYFRSSQDLTDLLQEAKQGKESTHKMTLNGKELVISPVYLFWDLSAIIKMQPVPTKKETRDFLTANRFEDNDALRHSLRSVEKFAPWVRHIFVVTNGQIPFWLDLSNPRLSIVTHKEIFLNHSHLPTFSSGAIESHLHRIPGISQKFIYLNDDIMLGKDVWLDDFYNPSNGQKVYVTSPIHPCAQHCPETLIENGRCNPQCNNAACDWDGGDCKARKQRSFQDQFEEDEHLQQAGHKLQSTFSESLRFVNRLYNRKFGIMTRKSPAHTPHLFDVFIMQELQDTFPKEFEKTSSHYVRQSDDMQISFSYYYFLMSAKHKVNISEVFDTADKDHSGILSESEIQDLGRRIQKETIKPTDFEVLKKQLITCCRTLSSEVNGTMNHPPITKDLVLNCKPVADRIHKASTDPKYKYQVMGQQDIHYKFLTNNATNASHQFKDVLTHPKKFICINDGIDHTESTSKEVKAKLGKFYHDMFPHPSTFELPKNKSNGILYRDELWEWQAYQEKLRFYRYCVIGTLIVLILKFLFGKITHLEQRLLHRHKEVKVENRTC
- the LOC131110643 gene encoding N-acetylglucosamine-1-phosphotransferase subunits alpha/beta-like isoform X3 yields the protein MLVLEPAVPASFNAGELSSISPYFSSAKALLKLMKPLKTSDTVSVVIFHSQTEAEKALANTLKENKTFSVTKCYLTTDKDAPHVIRMRTVAFLSGFTGSFKMSEALRAKLPAAITKKITAVELYRKARIALLYFRSSQDLTDLLQEAKQGKESTHKMTLNGKELVISPVYLFWDLSAIIKMQPVPTKKETRDFLTANRFEDNDALRHSLRSVEKFAPWVRHIFVVTNGQIPFWLDLSNPRLSIVTHKEIFLNHSHLPTFSSGAIESHLHRIPGISQKFIYLNDDIMLGKDVWLDDFYNPSNGQKVYVTSPIHPCAQHCPETLIENGRCNPQCNNAACDWDGGDCKARKQRSFQDQFEEDEHLQQAGHKLQSTFSESLRFVNRLYNRKFGIMTRKSPAHTPHLFDVFIMQELQDTFPKEFEKTSSHYVRQSDDMQISFSYYYFLMSAKHKVNISEVFDTADKDHSGILSESEIQDLGRRIQKETIKPTDFEVLKKQLITCCRTLSSEVNGTMNHPPITKDLVLNCKPVADRIHKASTDPKYKYQVMGQQDIHYKFLTNNATNASHQFKDVLTHPKKFICINDGIDHTESTSKEVKAKLGKFYHDMFPHPSTFELPKNKSNGILYRDELWEWQAYQEKLRFYRYCVIGTLIVLILKFLFGKITHLEQRLLHRHKEVKVENRTC